A stretch of DNA from Desulfosarcina ovata subsp. ovata:
TTGTTAGAGCAGCCGCAAGGATCATTCCGGTGGCTGGATCCATAATTCTATCATCCCTTTCGGTTAAATACGTTAACATTTAGCCGTAAAAGCAGCTCTATGGCCGTGTACGTTGCAAATAACCGGATGGCAAAAATCGCAGAGCGAAGCTGCGCCGCTTTTGCCAGTCCGAGTTAATTTGCCTTGTTAGATTACATCTGATGCATGCCACTGCTCCAGCAGTTCTTTTGCTTTTTTATCGATGTATTCCTCAGGAACGCCATGCTCCTTTACGTGAGTTTCAGAGAGGATGCCAATTTCCCGCAAGAGTGAGAGCGATTCCTCTGCCATTTTATCAATCCGGGCTAAAAGTCGTTGCATTTTCAGAGCGCTGTGAATTGCACCCCTACTGTCAGCTCGTGAACGGTGAACCAACCAATTGCGCTCTGACAAAAGATTGGTAAAACGGCTCTCAAGCTCGGCACTTAATAACCCTGCTTTCGAGACCTTGTTAATAGTTGCACCAAACGTTTTTTTCTTTGCCTTTTCATCAAGAGCGTTTCCGGCAAACAGTCCCATTCCTTTTTTGGCCTGCACCACCAAAACAAAATACTGAGCGGTTACGCCCTCCAGCTCTTGAATTTGCCATAATGCAAATCCGATGCGTTGTGTAATTGCGGCAAGTCGATCTGCTTTCTCTATCTGTTGCCTAAGTTCTTCCATGCAATCTAAACCAGTTCCCATTTTCTTATAGCGTGATTATAAAATATTATTCCCTTACGTTTTAGGCCTTGTTCTGCACTCCGAGCTAAGTGGTCCCATTCAGGATGACCGGAATTATCATTAACATGTGGGCAAGGAATTGAATCATCACAATATTCAGGAAATAAACCTTTTAATTCACGAGCAATATCTCTATGAGCCTTGGGACCAGACCTCAAAAGCTTTGGTATTTCTAAATAAAATAAGGGGCTATCCATTTAATTAGCCCTTATGTTTATTAACGAATTGATTTTATGGTGTTTATTAGAAAAGCAAGCCTCAATATAGATATATGAAAAATATCATGTTAAATCAGTATGTAAAATTTCCTATAGGCCAGTGAAGTAGATAGCCCCTATAAAATATTTTGATAAGGTGTAGGCATAGAGGAACTCCTTTTCATTCAATTGCCAATCTAACGGCCCGCGGATCACCTGCAAGGTCTGGGGGTGAGCCCAAAGGGATCATGCCCAGACCTTGACAGGTGGCTCCGCTTGCTGTTAGGCGCTTCGCTCCGGGCAACAAGAGGATGAAATCCGCGGGGCCTTGTTGACCTGCGCGAAGCGTCCGTCAACAACCAGTTAAGATAAAACTGTGTATCATTAAATTTGTGATGTTATACTGAAAGAATCTAATTGGAACAGGGTCGAACTATTGAGATATAGCTTGCATCGGTTGGAGTGTCAATTGTTGTGGCAGATAGGTTCAGGGTAACCGCATTTATAAATTATCCTGCTGCCAGGATCGTCGATAGGTAGTTTTCGTCCCAACCAGCCCTGAGTCGTTTACACTTGATGCTTTTTTTCAGAGATGTTTCCTTTTTGATCAGGTTTAATGCAATATGCCGTAATACAGCGAAATTATCGGGTGCATTGCCCTTACGAATTCTGGATCCATCTTCATTAAAGGATACATCCAAAATCCAATGAAGGCTGTTTTCGATTCCCCAGTGGCTGCGGATGGCGTTTGAATATTTCTCGGCGTTATTGGCGAGGCTGCCAATGTAATAACTCGTCTCATTCTCGGTTCTGTCGGCAAACCGCCTTTCACGCTCTACCATGCAAATCGTCTCCAGATTCCGCCAGTTTTCTTTTCCCTGAAGCCAAGTGATATCCGATGATGTCCAATATTTTCGGATTTCAATTCTACCATGCTCGCCATCAATGGTCTCATGATAACCAAACGCGGCGTCTTTAAATTCATTCTGCTTGAGATCTTGAAAATACGCTTGGACATCATCGTGTAAATGCCCATGGTTCCCTTTTAAAGAAAGAACGTAGTCTGCTTCTTTTTCAATAATCGTTTCGCAAATTCTTTTCTGGCATCCCATGGCATCGATGGTCACAATGCAACCCTTGATCTCAAGCATTTTCAGAAGTTCCGGGATGGCAGTAATCTCGTTTGACTTTTCCTCTGTTTTGACTTGCCCGAGAACAATCCCATTTGCACACGCCCAGGCGCTGACCATATGGATGGCCGCTTTTCCGTTGCTTTTGTCATGGGACCGGCGCAATGTTTTTCCGTCAACGGCGATCACCTCTCCTTTTGCTAACTGGCTGATGGCTTTTACCCACTGCATAAAACAGGCTTTGAATTCCTTAGGGTCGATTATGGTGAATACCCGTTCAAACGTATCCGCAGATGGAATTCCGTGTGGAAGCT
This window harbors:
- a CDS encoding ISAs1 family transposase; its protein translation is MNKCLSIPKYFANLTDHRRYNRRHKLIDIITIAICAVICNAEGFEHIAEFGHAKYDWFKRFLELPHGIPSADTFERVFTIIDPKEFKACFMQWVKAISQLAKGEVIAVDGKTLRRSHDKSNGKAAIHMVSAWACANGIVLGQVKTEEKSNEITAIPELLKMLEIKGCIVTIDAMGCQKRICETIIEKEADYVLSLKGNHGHLHDDVQAYFQDLKQNEFKDAAFGYHETIDGEHGRIEIRKYWTSSDITWLQGKENWRNLETICMVERERRFADRTENETSYYIGSLANNAEKYSNAIRSHWGIENSLHWILDVSFNEDGSRIRKGNAPDNFAVLRHIALNLIKKETSLKKSIKCKRLRAGWDENYLSTILAAG